One Brassica napus cultivar Da-Ae chromosome C4, Da-Ae, whole genome shotgun sequence genomic region harbors:
- the LOC106422937 gene encoding CBL-interacting serine/threonine-protein kinase 13-like, producing MAMLRHDYHQDKTNPTISYFRSFLRLVHFPVKCRPMAQVLSPPVPLLPIAGQKPLQFMAGLLGLIVTQDVKKEITPESPRSPKTTQGSILMDKYEIGKLLGQGSFAKVYLARNINTGENVAIKVIDKEKIVKSGMAGHIKREISILRRVRHPYTVHLLEVMATKTKIYIVMEYVRGGELFDKVARGRLREGTARRYFQQLISSVAFCHSRGVYHRDLKLENLLLDDEGNVKVSDFGLSVVSEQLRQEKICQTFCGTPAYLAPEVLTRKGYDAAKADVWSCGVILFVLMAGYLPFDDKNVLVMYKKIYKGLFRCPKWFSPELRGLMNRILDTNPDTRITIPEIMEHRWFKKGFKDVKFYIENDKLCREDDNDDEDDSSSSLSTGRSSISSEGDLEFDIKRIGSMPRPASLNAFDLISFSTGFDLSGLFEEGGQGARFVSAAPVAKIISKLEEIGKAAEFTVRKKDWSVRLEGCREGAKGPLTIKVEIFELTTSLVVVEVKKKGGFIEEYEEFCNKELRPQLEKLMHYQANEVEEAMC from the coding sequence ATGGCCATGTTAAGACACGATTACCACCAAGACAAAACAAACCCAACCATATCTTATTTTCGTTCGTTTCTTCGTTTGGTTCATTTTCCGGTGAAGTGCCGACCGATGGCTCAAGTTCTATCTCCACCGGTGCCACTTCTGCCCATCGCCGGCCAAAAGCCGCTGCAGTTCATGGCCGGCCTCCTCGGTCTAATCGTGACTCAAGACGTGAAGAAAGAGATAACTCCAGAGAGCCCTAGGAGTCCAAAAACAACACAAGGCTCTATACTCATGGACAAGTACGAGATAGGAAAGCTTCTTGGCCAAGGAAGCTTCGCTAAAGTCTACTTAGCCCGGAACATTAACACCGGCGAGAACGTAGCCATCAAAGTCATCGACAAGGAGAAGATCGTGAAAAGCGGAATGGCCGGTCATATAAAACGAGAGATCTCCATCCTCCGCCGCGTTCGCCACCCTTACACTGTCCACCTCCTCGAGGTCATGGCTACTAAAACAAAAATCTACATCGTGATGGAGTACGTAAGAGGCGGAGAGCTTTTCGACAAGGTCGCCAGAGGAAGGCTTCGGGAAGGAACCGCCCGGAGATACTTCCAGCAGCTGATCTCCTCCGTCGCCTTCTGCCACAGCCGCGGCGTCTACCACCGCGACCTCAAGCTAGAGAATCTTCTCTTGGACGACGAAGGGAACGTTAAGGTCTCTGACTTTGGTCTCAGCGTCGTCTCCGAGCAGCTCAGGCAAGAAAAAATCTGCCAAACGTTTTGCGGGACGCCTGCTTATTTGGCTCCCGAGGTTCTGACGAGGAAAGGCTACGACGCGGCCAAAGCTGATGTCTGGTCTTGTGGAGTGATCTTGTTTGTCTTGATGGCTGGTTATCTACCGTTTGATGACAAGAACGTTTTGGTTATGTATAAGAAGATATACAAAGGACTGTTTCGTTGCCCTAAATGGTTTTCTCCTGAACTAAGAGGGCTTATGAACAGGATTCTAGACACGAATCCGGATACTAGGATCACTATACCTGAGATCATGGAGCATAGATGGTTCAAGAAAGGGTTTAAAGATGTGAAATTCTACATCGAAAACGATAAGTTATGTAGAGAGGATGACAATGATGACGAAGACGATTCTTCGTCATCATTGTCAACAGGCAGATCATCTATATCTTCAGAGGGAGATTTAGAGTTTGATATCAAAAGAATTGGTTCAATGCCTAGACCCGCGAGTCTAAATGCGTTTGACCTGATATCATTCTCTACCGGGTTTGATCTTTCCGGTTTGTTTGAAGAAGGTGGACAAGGGGCTAGGTTTGTATCTGCTGCTCCTGTTGCAAAGATCATATCGAAGCTTGAAGAGATTGGGAAGGCGGCTGAGTTTACGGTGAGGAAGAAGGATTGGAGCGTGAGGCTGGAAGGGTGTAGAGAAGGAGCTAAAGGGCCGTTGACTATTAAGGTTGAGATATTTGAGTTGACAACGTCGCTTGTGGTGGTtgaagtgaagaagaaaggagggTTTATAGAAGAGTATGAAGAGTTTTGCAACAAGGAGCTTAGACCACAGCTAGAGAAACTGATGCATTACCAAGCAAatgaagttgaagaagcaatgtgTTAA